A DNA window from Pungitius pungitius chromosome 1, fPunPun2.1, whole genome shotgun sequence contains the following coding sequences:
- the LOC134129060 gene encoding histone-lysine N-methyltransferase PRDM16-like isoform X1, with translation MEVEEASDSPEEGQKGKDDVKERGPASGGDGPPAESDQMADGSPTSGGEAGGPAARGEETGPGAGAPPEPGAWPPHGFPCSLCKRLFSSLEHLREHEYRHTLSLMALSLDWPGARDRPAPRPQPLHYHQPLYRPGGGAPEAAPARYLCSQCPASFTLKSNADRHEKTIHYKKKLMQCAYCLKHFRDRTDLHRHLSSVHSRERGYACPACAKAFSTQKNLATHVKACCQLGPGDLLAGGAGMEMSQGGVIDSLWRLSQEMKVDHRNLGIDVEDRYGLACEASHLRPE, from the exons ATGGAAGTGGAGGAGGCCTCCGACTCGCCTGAG GAGGGACAGAAAGGCAAAGACGACGTGAAAGAACGCGGCCCAG CTTCGGGAGGAGACGGGCCTCCCGCCGAGTCGGATCAGATGGCCGACGGGAGCCCTACGTCAGGGGGGGAGGCCGGTGGCCCGGCGGCGCGGGGCGAGGAGACCGGGCCGGGGGCCGGAGCCCCGCCAGAACCCGGCGCCTGGCCCCCGCATGGGTTCCCGTGCTCCCTGTGCAAGCGGCTGTTCAGCAGCCTGGAGCACCTCAGGGAGCACGAGTACCGCCACACCCTGTCCCTGATGGCCCTGTCGCTGGACTGGCCGGGCGCCCGCGACCGACCCGCGCCGCGGCCCCAGCCCCTCCACTACCACCAGCCCCTCTACCGCCCCGGGGGGGGTGCCCCGGAGGCGGCGCCGGCGCGCTACCTCTGCTCCCAGTGCCCCGCCAGCTTCACCCTCAAGTCCAACGCCGACCGCCACGAGAAGACCATCCACTACAAGAAGAAGCTGATGCAGTGCGCGTACTGTCTGAAGCACTTCAGGGATCGCACGGACCTCCACCGCCACCTGTCCTCCGTGCACTCCCGGGAGAGGGGCTACGCCTGCCCCGCCTGCGCCAAGGCCTTCAGCACCCAGAAGAACCTGGCCACGCACGTCAAAGCGTGCTGCCAGCTGGGCCCGGGGGATCTGCTGGCAGGCGGCGCCGGGATGGAGATGTCCCAGGGCGGGGTTATCGATTCGCTGTGGCGGCTGTCTCAGGAGATGAAGGTTGACCATCGCAACCTCGGCATCGATGTGGAGGATCGATATGGGCTCGCGTGCGAAGCCTCGCACCTTCGTCCTGAATAG
- the LOC134129060 gene encoding gastrula zinc finger protein XlCGF7.1-like isoform X2 has product MADGSPTSGGEAGGPAARGEETGPGAGAPPEPGAWPPHGFPCSLCKRLFSSLEHLREHEYRHTLSLMALSLDWPGARDRPAPRPQPLHYHQPLYRPGGGAPEAAPARYLCSQCPASFTLKSNADRHEKTIHYKKKLMQCAYCLKHFRDRTDLHRHLSSVHSRERGYACPACAKAFSTQKNLATHVKACCQLGPGDLLAGGAGMEMSQGGVIDSLWRLSQEMKVDHRNLGIDVEDRYGLACEASHLRPE; this is encoded by the coding sequence ATGGCCGACGGGAGCCCTACGTCAGGGGGGGAGGCCGGTGGCCCGGCGGCGCGGGGCGAGGAGACCGGGCCGGGGGCCGGAGCCCCGCCAGAACCCGGCGCCTGGCCCCCGCATGGGTTCCCGTGCTCCCTGTGCAAGCGGCTGTTCAGCAGCCTGGAGCACCTCAGGGAGCACGAGTACCGCCACACCCTGTCCCTGATGGCCCTGTCGCTGGACTGGCCGGGCGCCCGCGACCGACCCGCGCCGCGGCCCCAGCCCCTCCACTACCACCAGCCCCTCTACCGCCCCGGGGGGGGTGCCCCGGAGGCGGCGCCGGCGCGCTACCTCTGCTCCCAGTGCCCCGCCAGCTTCACCCTCAAGTCCAACGCCGACCGCCACGAGAAGACCATCCACTACAAGAAGAAGCTGATGCAGTGCGCGTACTGTCTGAAGCACTTCAGGGATCGCACGGACCTCCACCGCCACCTGTCCTCCGTGCACTCCCGGGAGAGGGGCTACGCCTGCCCCGCCTGCGCCAAGGCCTTCAGCACCCAGAAGAACCTGGCCACGCACGTCAAAGCGTGCTGCCAGCTGGGCCCGGGGGATCTGCTGGCAGGCGGCGCCGGGATGGAGATGTCCCAGGGCGGGGTTATCGATTCGCTGTGGCGGCTGTCTCAGGAGATGAAGGTTGACCATCGCAACCTCGGCATCGATGTGGAGGATCGATATGGGCTCGCGTGCGAAGCCTCGCACCTTCGTCCTGAATAG